From the Arvicola amphibius chromosome 2, mArvAmp1.2, whole genome shotgun sequence genome, one window contains:
- the LOC119807017 gene encoding LOW QUALITY PROTEIN: vomeronasal type-1 receptor 90-like (The sequence of the model RefSeq protein was modified relative to this genomic sequence to represent the inferred CDS: substituted 1 base at 1 genomic stop codon), with protein sequence MLLKXIHFPVMSSLKNVLNFQAGLGVLANMFLLFFYTLIILGHRPKPTDMISCQLAFIHTLLIITGGDIWLWDIFESLNIENNFKCKTTFYISRVTRALSICVTCLLSVFQAVTISPSSSFLAKFKYKLKQYMICAFLFIWSFNLLFISNWIFYTGAFTNMSETNQMKVTKFCSLFSMNYIIRALILTVATSRDVFLVGLMLATSAYMVIVLFRHQRQHKHLHSLSHLRASPEKKATQTILLMVAFFVVMYWVDFIISSTTVLLWMYDPVILSVQKFVINVYPTITPLVQISSDNRIINMLKDMQSVCHQILKKG encoded by the coding sequence ATGCTCCTAAAATGAATACACTTTCCAGTTATGTCCTCATTGAAGAATGTCCTTAATTTCCAAGCTGGACTTGGAGTCCTGGCCAatatgtttctcctttttttctacaCTCTCATAATCCTAGGTCACAGACCTAAGCCCACAGACATGATTTCCTGTCAATTGGCCTTCATTCATACACTGCTGATCATCACTGGAGGGGATATTTGGCTTTGGGACATATTTGAGTCACTGAACATTGAGAACAACTTCAAATGTAAGACAACTTTTTACATAAGCAGGGTGACGAGAGCCCTCTCCATCTGcgtcacctgcctcctgagtgtgttccAGGCTGTCACTATCAGTCCCAGTTCCTCTTTCttagcaaaatttaaatataaactaaaacaaTACATGATTtgtgctttcttatttatttggtctTTCAACTTGTTATTCATTAGCAACTGGATCTTCTATACTGGTGCTTTTACCAACATGAGTGAAACCAACCAGATGAAGGTCACTAAATTCTGTTCACTCTTCTCCATGAACTACATCATCAGGGCACTGATTTTAACAGTGGCAACCTCCAGAGATGTATTTCTTGTAGGACTTATGCTGGCTACTAGTGCATACATGGTGATTGTCTTGTTCAGACATCAGAGGCAACACAAGCATCTTCACAGCCTCAGTCACCTGAGAGCATCTCCTGAGAAAAAGGCCACCCAGACTATCTTGCTGATGGTGGCTTTCTTTGTGGTCATGTACTGGGTGGACTTCATTATCTCATCCACCACAGTCCTGTTATGGATGTATGACCCAGTCATCCTGAGTGTTCAGAAGTTTGTGATTAATGTCTATCCCACAATTACTCCTTTGGTACAAATCAGTTCTGATAATAGAATAATCAATATGCTGAAAGACATGCAGTCTGTGTGCcaccagattttaaaaaagggataa